From Stenotrophomonas maltophilia, a single genomic window includes:
- a CDS encoding RNA polymerase sigma factor FliA, with product MKGAAQYREVQRSAANEVIAQHSDLVRRIAHHLAARLPASVEVDDLIQAGMMGLIEASRSYDADQGASFETYASIRIRGSMIDEIRRGDWVPRSVHRRARDAAATIRRLEQSSGRAASATEVAAAMEMPLPEYLRLMEDAARGQVLSLESRIEDQGELDTVAQGGPTPQQVLERGEFGRELGKAIGHLPEREQLVLSLYYEQELNLKEIGAVLGVSESRVCQIHGQAVLRLRGRLKIFEAADAGLEE from the coding sequence ATGAAAGGCGCAGCCCAGTACCGGGAGGTCCAGCGCTCGGCCGCCAACGAGGTGATCGCCCAGCACTCGGACCTGGTGCGGCGCATCGCCCACCACCTTGCCGCGCGCCTGCCGGCCAGCGTCGAAGTCGACGACCTGATCCAGGCCGGCATGATGGGCCTGATCGAAGCCTCGCGCAGCTACGACGCCGACCAGGGCGCCTCGTTCGAGACCTATGCCTCGATCCGCATCCGCGGTTCGATGATCGATGAGATCCGGCGGGGCGACTGGGTGCCGCGCTCGGTGCACCGCCGCGCCCGCGACGCCGCCGCCACCATCCGCCGGCTCGAACAGAGCAGTGGCCGTGCCGCCAGCGCCACCGAAGTGGCGGCCGCAATGGAGATGCCGCTGCCCGAGTACCTGCGGCTGATGGAAGATGCCGCACGCGGCCAGGTGCTGAGCCTGGAGTCGCGCATCGAGGACCAGGGCGAGCTGGACACCGTAGCGCAGGGCGGCCCGACCCCCCAGCAGGTGCTGGAGCGCGGCGAGTTCGGCCGCGAGCTGGGCAAGGCCATCGGCCATCTGCCCGAGCGCGAACAGCTGGTGCTCTCGCTCTATTACGAGCAGGAACTGAACCTGAAGGAGATCGGCGCGGTGCTCGGCGTGAGCGAGTCGCGGGTCTGCCAGATCCACGGCCAGGCCGTGCTGCGGCTGCGTGGCCGGCTGAAAATCTTCGAGGCGGCGGACGCCGGCCTGGAAGAATGA
- a CDS encoding chemotaxis protein CheW — protein sequence MNSTGVLDDYLDELLGEAIVAAPPAAPPASAGPSEAATEREPTWDDLPAEVIYETESATTAPCTDNAALEAAFEAVATIEREPTWDDLPAEVIYETDTVAAAPAADDAALEAAFEAAATPAATEGEPTWDDLPDEVLHETAPAPATAGTGPEPTWDDLPDEVIYETDTADSHRLAHTDSPGLQAAFEAAAGGEDVATPAPAVVAAPVPPAAPRAAAAPAARTAAVSPPRVAVDAPAASRPSSWQELQAQAHNPASSPHPQNRRAGERTSRWLRLRCGTQAYALELLKVQEVVLPVPLLPLRGTAPAMLGIMNLRGQVVPVMDLGLHLGAAAAEDDAQTRIVVLEEDGETIGLRVSAVEDVANLTDSQIEPPDTARICQISNDLFRGVARVSQRPMILLDATQLLS from the coding sequence ATGAACAGCACCGGCGTACTGGACGACTACCTGGACGAACTGCTGGGCGAAGCCATTGTCGCCGCACCGCCCGCTGCGCCGCCAGCAAGCGCTGGGCCGAGCGAAGCGGCCACCGAGCGCGAGCCGACCTGGGATGACCTGCCGGCCGAAGTGATCTACGAAACCGAAAGTGCGACCACTGCCCCGTGCACCGACAACGCCGCGCTCGAGGCCGCGTTCGAGGCGGTGGCGACGATCGAGCGCGAGCCGACCTGGGACGACCTGCCGGCTGAAGTGATCTACGAAACCGACACCGTGGCCGCTGCCCCGGCCGCGGACGACGCAGCGCTGGAGGCCGCATTCGAGGCCGCCGCAACGCCGGCCGCCACCGAAGGCGAACCGACCTGGGATGACCTGCCAGACGAGGTGCTGCACGAGACGGCCCCGGCGCCCGCCACCGCAGGCACCGGTCCGGAACCCACCTGGGACGACCTTCCGGACGAAGTGATCTACGAGACCGATACGGCTGACAGCCATCGCCTCGCCCATACCGACAGCCCAGGCCTGCAGGCGGCATTCGAAGCCGCCGCGGGCGGCGAAGACGTCGCCACGCCGGCGCCGGCCGTGGTTGCCGCGCCGGTACCACCGGCAGCACCGCGGGCAGCCGCTGCACCCGCCGCACGCACCGCAGCCGTATCGCCACCGCGGGTCGCCGTGGATGCCCCCGCAGCCAGCCGCCCCAGCAGCTGGCAGGAACTGCAGGCACAGGCACACAACCCGGCCAGCAGCCCGCACCCACAGAACCGCCGCGCCGGCGAGCGCACCTCGCGCTGGCTGCGCCTGCGCTGCGGCACCCAGGCCTATGCGCTGGAGCTGCTGAAGGTGCAGGAAGTGGTGCTGCCGGTGCCGCTGCTGCCGTTGCGCGGCACCGCACCGGCCATGCTCGGCATCATGAACCTGCGCGGCCAGGTGGTGCCGGTGATGGACCTCGGCCTGCACCTCGGTGCCGCCGCCGCCGAGGACGACGCGCAGACCCGCATCGTGGTGCTGGAGGAAGACGGCGAGACCATCGGCCTGCGCGTGTCGGCAGTGGAAGACGTCGCCAACCTCACCGACTCGCAGATCGAGCCGCCCGATACCGCGCGCATCTGCCAGATCTCCAACGATCTGTTCCGCGGCGTGGCCCGGGTCAGCCAGCGCCCGATGATCCTGCTCGACGCCACGCAACTGTTGAGCTGA
- a CDS encoding response regulator yields the protein MSARILVVDDSASMRQMVSFALTSAGFAVEEAEDGAVALGRAKGQRFNAVVTDVNMPNMDGIALIRELRQLPDYKFTPLLMLTTESAADKKSEGKAAGATGWLVKPFNPEQLVATVQKVLG from the coding sequence ATGAGCGCACGTATCTTGGTGGTGGACGATTCGGCGTCGATGCGCCAGATGGTTTCCTTCGCCCTCACCTCGGCCGGTTTTGCCGTCGAAGAAGCTGAAGACGGCGCGGTCGCGCTCGGTCGCGCCAAGGGCCAGCGCTTCAATGCGGTGGTCACCGACGTCAACATGCCGAACATGGACGGCATCGCGCTGATCCGCGAACTGCGCCAGCTGCCGGACTACAAGTTCACCCCGCTGCTGATGCTGACCACCGAGTCGGCCGCCGACAAGAAGTCCGAAGGCAAGGCCGCCGGTGCCACCGGCTGGCTGGTCAAGCCGTTCAATCCGGAACAGCTGGTCGCCACCGTGCAGAAAGTGCTGGGCTGA
- a CDS encoding chemotaxis protein CheA yields MSAVSDDITADFIIEAQEILDRLGEQLVSLEQAPQDSEQLNAVFRGYHTLKGGAGFLGVTAMVELCHAAEEALGIARAGQAVLQAHHFDAAQQSLDYLQSMLDAVSSGTEPGYAPPELIAQFDMHGGGTVAPTASAPAAGGGDLITEDEFEALLDQLHGGNAPTAVAPAKKADDGLISEDEFEALLDQLHGGAAPGSKAVAAAPIAPPPAPRPAAPTPPAKPAAKPLAEAEHTVRVDTKRLDAIVNLIGELVLSRNRLKTLRARLRDEELDRAVSTLDIATARLQSAVMRTRMQPVGKVFSRFPKVARDVARSLKKEVDLELIGAETELDRNLVEALADPLVHLVRNAIDHGVEMPDLREAQGKPRMGHVRLSAQQEGDYVSIEVQDDGAGIDPEKLRAKAREKGLIDPEAAARLSSEECLHLVFLPGFSTKQQVTDISGRGVGMDVVQSRIRELSGQIQIQSELGRGSRFLIRVPLTLAILPTLLVQAGEDVYALPLARVMEVLHAPRTSLGWFDGRAVLDRRSHTLPLVDLRQWLDVTPAASTLLTIVVLQAGEARFGLVVDQVRGREEVVIKPLPKALRGLRGYAGATLIGDGRMALILDVDGLR; encoded by the coding sequence ATGAGCGCGGTATCCGACGACATCACTGCCGATTTCATCATCGAGGCCCAGGAAATCCTGGATCGGCTGGGCGAACAGCTGGTGTCGCTGGAGCAGGCACCGCAGGACAGCGAGCAGCTCAATGCGGTGTTCCGCGGCTACCACACGCTCAAGGGCGGCGCCGGCTTCCTCGGCGTCACCGCCATGGTCGAGCTGTGCCACGCTGCCGAAGAAGCCCTCGGCATCGCGCGCGCTGGCCAGGCCGTGTTGCAGGCCCATCACTTCGACGCGGCCCAGCAATCGCTGGATTACCTGCAGTCGATGCTCGATGCAGTGTCTTCCGGCACCGAACCGGGCTACGCCCCGCCGGAGCTGATCGCACAATTCGACATGCACGGCGGCGGAACCGTGGCCCCCACCGCCTCGGCACCCGCTGCCGGCGGCGGCGACCTGATCACCGAAGACGAATTCGAGGCCCTGCTCGACCAGCTGCACGGCGGCAACGCGCCCACTGCGGTGGCGCCAGCGAAGAAAGCCGACGACGGCCTGATCAGCGAGGACGAGTTCGAAGCCCTGCTCGACCAGCTGCACGGTGGTGCGGCCCCCGGCAGCAAAGCGGTCGCCGCCGCACCGATTGCTCCGCCGCCGGCACCCCGCCCTGCTGCGCCCACCCCGCCCGCCAAGCCGGCCGCCAAGCCGCTGGCCGAGGCCGAGCACACCGTGCGCGTGGACACCAAGCGCCTGGATGCGATCGTCAACCTGATCGGCGAACTGGTGCTGTCACGCAACCGGCTGAAGACGCTGCGCGCACGCCTGCGCGACGAAGAGCTGGACCGCGCGGTCTCCACCCTGGACATCGCCACGGCCCGCCTGCAGTCGGCAGTGATGCGTACCCGCATGCAGCCGGTCGGCAAGGTGTTCTCGCGTTTCCCCAAGGTGGCCCGCGATGTCGCCCGCTCGCTGAAGAAGGAAGTGGACCTGGAGCTGATCGGCGCCGAGACCGAGCTCGACCGCAACCTGGTCGAGGCCCTGGCCGACCCGCTGGTGCACCTGGTCCGCAACGCCATCGACCATGGCGTGGAAATGCCCGACCTGCGCGAAGCGCAGGGCAAGCCGCGGATGGGCCATGTGCGGCTGTCGGCCCAGCAGGAAGGCGACTATGTCAGCATCGAGGTGCAGGACGATGGCGCCGGCATCGATCCGGAAAAGCTGCGTGCGAAGGCACGCGAGAAGGGCCTGATCGATCCGGAAGCCGCCGCCCGCCTGAGCAGTGAGGAATGCCTGCACCTGGTGTTCCTGCCCGGCTTCTCGACCAAGCAGCAGGTCACCGATATCTCCGGCCGTGGCGTCGGCATGGACGTGGTGCAGTCGCGCATCCGCGAACTGAGCGGCCAGATCCAGATCCAGTCGGAACTGGGCCGTGGCAGCCGCTTCCTGATCCGCGTGCCGCTGACCCTGGCGATCCTGCCGACCCTGCTGGTGCAGGCCGGCGAGGACGTCTACGCGCTGCCGCTGGCGCGCGTGATGGAAGTGCTGCATGCGCCGCGCACCTCGCTGGGCTGGTTCGATGGCCGTGCCGTGCTCGACCGGCGCTCGCATACCCTGCCGCTGGTCGATCTGCGCCAGTGGCTGGATGTGACGCCGGCCGCCTCGACCCTGCTGACCATCGTGGTACTGCAGGCTGGCGAGGCCCGCTTCGGCCTGGTCGTGGACCAGGTGCGCGGGCGCGAGGAAGTGGTGATCAAGCCGCTGCCCAAAGCCCTGCGCGGCCTGCGCGGTTACGCCGGTGCAACCTTGATCGGCGATGGTCGCATGGCGCTGATCCTGGATGTGGATGGCCTGCGATGA
- the motD gene encoding flagellar motor protein MotD codes for MARRKHHEEHANHEAWAIPYADLMTLLLAFFVVMYAISSVNEGKYRIMADALTDAFGGAPRTINPVQVGNKQVQGGGWDSPSVIKSGTKIGPSAPAPSHDPTLLPSMASQMRMPVSVHNQEQIARAERQLNSIADRLTAALAPLIDRGMISVRRTELWIEVEINSDILFPTGSAALDVHARQTLASLADVLRDVPNSVRVEGHTDNVPIATATFPSNWELSAGRAASVVHLFADQGVQPSRLAMVGYGQFRPREENDSAQGRNRNRRVMVIILADTSHSVDPLGQRLNAATGAVDNSATEQAAATPATAPTSPIAPVKLPPVPAGSRVGAAVPPAMKE; via the coding sequence ATGGCCCGCCGCAAGCACCACGAAGAGCACGCCAACCATGAAGCATGGGCGATCCCCTATGCCGACCTGATGACGCTGCTGCTCGCCTTCTTCGTGGTCATGTATGCGATTTCCTCGGTCAACGAGGGCAAGTACCGGATCATGGCCGATGCGCTCACCGATGCCTTCGGCGGTGCGCCGCGCACCATCAACCCGGTGCAGGTCGGCAACAAGCAGGTGCAGGGCGGCGGCTGGGACAGCCCGTCGGTGATCAAGTCCGGCACCAAGATCGGTCCATCCGCACCCGCCCCGTCGCATGACCCGACGCTGCTGCCATCGATGGCCTCGCAGATGCGCATGCCGGTATCGGTGCACAACCAGGAACAGATCGCGCGCGCCGAGCGCCAGCTCAACAGCATCGCCGACCGCCTGACCGCCGCGCTGGCGCCACTGATCGACCGCGGCATGATCAGCGTGCGCCGCACCGAACTGTGGATCGAGGTCGAGATCAACAGTGACATCCTGTTCCCCACCGGCTCGGCCGCGCTGGACGTGCACGCACGGCAGACCCTGGCCAGCCTGGCCGACGTGCTGCGCGATGTGCCCAACAGCGTGCGCGTGGAAGGCCACACCGACAACGTGCCGATCGCCACCGCCACCTTCCCGTCCAACTGGGAACTGTCGGCCGGGCGCGCGGCCAGCGTGGTGCACCTGTTCGCCGACCAGGGCGTGCAGCCGTCACGACTGGCGATGGTCGGCTACGGCCAGTTCCGCCCGCGCGAAGAGAACGACAGCGCGCAGGGCCGCAACCGCAACCGCCGGGTGATGGTCATCATCCTGGCAGACACCTCGCACTCGGTCGATCCGCTCGGGCAGCGCCTGAACGCTGCCACCGGCGCCGTCGACAACAGCGCCACCGAACAAGCCGCCGCAACTCCGGCTACCGCCCCCACCTCCCCCATCGCACCGGTGAAGTTGCCGCCGGTGCCGGCTGGCAGCCGCGTCGGCGCCGCCGTTCCCCCGGCAATGAAGGAGTAA
- the cheY gene encoding chemotaxis response regulator CheY encodes MNKNMRILIVDDFSTMRRIVKNLLGDLGFTNTAEAEDGHAALSLLQSQPFDFVVTDWNMPVMTGIELLKAIRADAKLKTLPVLMVTAEAKREQIIEAAQSGVNGYIIKPFTAQTLEEKLGKIFERLAASA; translated from the coding sequence TTGAACAAGAACATGCGCATCCTGATCGTCGACGACTTCTCGACCATGCGTCGAATCGTCAAGAACCTGCTGGGCGATCTGGGCTTCACCAATACCGCCGAAGCCGAGGACGGGCATGCTGCGCTGTCGCTGCTGCAGAGCCAGCCGTTCGATTTCGTGGTCACCGACTGGAACATGCCGGTGATGACCGGCATCGAGCTGCTCAAGGCGATCCGTGCCGATGCCAAGCTGAAGACCCTGCCGGTGCTGATGGTCACCGCCGAAGCCAAGCGCGAGCAGATCATCGAAGCCGCCCAGAGCGGCGTGAACGGCTACATCATCAAGCCGTTCACCGCGCAGACCCTGGAAGAAAAGCTGGGCAAGATCTTCGAACGCCTGGCGGCCAGCGCCTGA
- a CDS encoding chemotaxis protein CheA: protein MSMDLQRFHATFFEESREGLDAMEAGLLALESGQQDAEIINSVFRAAHSIKGGAGTFGFDAIAGLTHVLETLLDELRAGKRALEGHAVDAMLSSVDVLRALLREAEHGQAADPAAVAAVKARLEAVLSGQAAPSAPAAAAAKVDDTPEAWQIGFTPAPSLFMSGNDPLRIIRELEHLGSLQVAARIERLPGFAQLDPLEAHLAWDLGLVGKVPRSKIEDTFAWVLDDCELDIRPAAPPSLATQAPSATAPSTPAPTAPAAPAPAASGGAPQEAETSIRVSVDKVDALINLVGELVITQAMLKQVSHALDPVLAESLFAGLDQLERNTRDLQEAVIGVRMLPVDAVFRRFPRLVRDLSSRLGKQVRLRTVGEGTELDKGLIEKIADPLVHLVRNSIDHGLEMPDVRRGAGKDETGTITLAASHQGGHIVIEVSDDGRGLDRAKILAKAHERGLAVPDNPTDSQVWDLIFQPGFSTADAVTDLSGRGVGMDVVRRNIQALGGEVQIESSLGSGTRTLIRLPLTLAILDGMTVAVAGETLILPLAYVLEALQPQAEDIRSMAGEGRVLRVRGEYLPILSLSEYYGYGNRAPGSESLVVVVEGDGQKIALEVDELVGQQQVVVKNIENNYRRIGGVSGATILGDGRVALIVDIGGLVRSLRMPQAA from the coding sequence ATGAGCATGGACCTGCAACGCTTCCACGCCACCTTCTTCGAGGAGAGCCGCGAAGGCCTCGACGCGATGGAGGCTGGCCTGCTGGCCCTGGAATCGGGGCAGCAGGACGCGGAGATCATCAATTCGGTGTTCCGCGCCGCCCACTCCATCAAGGGCGGCGCCGGCACCTTCGGCTTCGATGCGATCGCCGGCCTGACCCACGTGCTGGAAACGCTGCTCGATGAGCTGCGTGCCGGCAAGCGGGCACTGGAAGGCCACGCCGTCGACGCCATGCTGTCCTCGGTGGACGTGCTGCGCGCCCTGTTGCGCGAAGCCGAACACGGCCAGGCCGCCGATCCCGCGGCCGTCGCCGCGGTGAAGGCACGCCTGGAAGCGGTGCTCTCCGGCCAGGCCGCGCCGAGCGCCCCGGCCGCCGCGGCCGCCAAGGTGGACGACACGCCGGAAGCCTGGCAGATCGGCTTCACCCCGGCACCGTCGCTGTTCATGAGCGGCAACGATCCGCTGCGCATCATCCGCGAACTGGAACACCTCGGGTCGCTGCAGGTCGCCGCGCGCATCGAGCGCCTGCCCGGCTTCGCCCAGCTCGACCCGCTCGAGGCCCACCTGGCGTGGGACCTGGGCCTGGTCGGCAAGGTGCCGCGCAGCAAGATCGAAGACACCTTCGCCTGGGTGCTGGACGACTGCGAACTGGACATCCGTCCGGCGGCGCCGCCGAGCCTGGCCACCCAGGCCCCGTCCGCAACAGCCCCTTCCACACCGGCTCCTACGGCACCTGCCGCACCCGCGCCCGCCGCCAGCGGCGGCGCACCCCAGGAAGCCGAAACCTCGATCCGGGTCAGCGTCGACAAGGTCGATGCACTGATCAACCTGGTCGGCGAACTGGTCATCACCCAGGCCATGCTCAAGCAGGTCTCGCACGCGCTGGACCCGGTTCTTGCCGAGAGCCTGTTCGCCGGCCTGGACCAGCTTGAGCGCAACACCCGCGACCTGCAGGAAGCGGTGATCGGCGTGCGCATGCTGCCGGTCGACGCGGTGTTCCGCCGCTTCCCGCGCCTGGTCCGCGATCTGTCCAGCCGCCTCGGCAAGCAGGTGCGCCTGCGCACCGTCGGCGAAGGCACCGAGCTGGACAAGGGCCTGATCGAAAAGATCGCCGATCCGCTGGTGCACCTGGTACGCAACTCGATCGACCACGGCCTGGAAATGCCCGACGTGCGTCGCGGTGCGGGCAAGGACGAGACCGGCACGATCACCCTGGCCGCTTCGCACCAGGGCGGCCACATCGTCATCGAAGTCAGTGACGATGGTCGCGGCCTGGACCGCGCCAAGATCCTGGCCAAGGCGCACGAGCGTGGCCTGGCCGTACCGGACAACCCGACCGATTCGCAGGTCTGGGACCTGATCTTCCAGCCCGGCTTCTCCACTGCCGATGCGGTGACCGATCTGTCCGGGCGTGGCGTCGGCATGGACGTGGTCCGCCGCAACATCCAGGCGCTGGGCGGCGAGGTGCAGATCGAGAGCAGCCTGGGCAGTGGTACCCGCACCCTGATCCGCCTGCCGCTGACCCTGGCCATCCTTGATGGCATGACCGTGGCGGTGGCCGGTGAAACCCTGATCCTGCCACTGGCCTATGTGCTGGAAGCCCTGCAGCCGCAGGCCGAGGACATCCGCAGCATGGCCGGCGAAGGCCGCGTGCTGCGCGTGCGTGGCGAGTACCTGCCGATCCTGTCGCTCAGCGAGTACTACGGCTACGGCAACCGTGCGCCGGGCAGCGAATCGCTGGTGGTGGTGGTCGAGGGCGATGGCCAGAAGATCGCGCTGGAAGTGGACGAGCTGGTCGGCCAGCAGCAGGTAGTGGTGAAGAACATCGAGAACAACTACCGCCGCATCGGCGGGGTATCCGGTGCCACCATCCTCGGCGATGGCCGCGTCGCCCTGATCGTCGACATCGGCGGGCTGGTGCGCTCGCTGCGGATGCCGCAGGCCGCCTGA
- a CDS encoding flagellar motor protein, with amino-acid sequence MDRLSLIGLFLALASLVGGSILKGAGLASLWSPAAFVIVIVGTIAAILLHTSPAVFKHAFKIVRWVVRPPHSDRRELIQQIVEWSNIARRQGLLGLESQVEAQQDPFLRKGLQLLVDGVEPESMRHMLEIELGSQEHQDQAGAKVFEAMGIYAPTLGIIGAVLGLIAVMKNLADPSKLGHGIAAAFTATIYGIASANLLFLPIAAKLKSVISHNTRDREMVIEGLISIAQGENPRNIETNLSGFLH; translated from the coding sequence ATGGATAGACTCAGCCTCATTGGACTCTTTCTCGCCCTGGCCTCGCTGGTCGGTGGCAGCATCCTCAAGGGCGCCGGCCTGGCGTCGTTGTGGTCGCCTGCGGCGTTCGTGATCGTCATCGTCGGCACCATCGCCGCGATCCTGCTGCACACCTCGCCGGCAGTGTTCAAGCACGCGTTCAAGATCGTGCGCTGGGTCGTGCGTCCGCCGCACAGCGACCGCCGCGAGCTGATCCAGCAGATCGTCGAGTGGAGCAACATCGCCCGCCGCCAGGGCCTGCTGGGCCTGGAATCGCAGGTGGAAGCACAGCAGGACCCGTTCCTGCGCAAGGGCCTGCAGCTGCTGGTGGACGGCGTCGAACCGGAGTCGATGCGGCACATGCTGGAAATCGAACTGGGCAGCCAGGAACACCAGGACCAGGCCGGCGCCAAGGTGTTCGAGGCGATGGGCATCTATGCGCCGACGCTCGGCATCATCGGTGCCGTGCTGGGCCTGATCGCGGTGATGAAGAACCTGGCCGATCCGAGCAAGCTCGGCCACGGCATCGCCGCCGCGTTCACCGCCACCATCTACGGCATCGCCTCGGCCAACCTGCTGTTCCTGCCGATCGCCGCCAAGCTCAAGAGTGTGATCTCGCACAACACCCGCGACCGCGAAATGGTCATCGAAGGCCTGATCTCGATCGCACAGGGCGAGAACCCGCGCAACATCGAAACCAACCTCTCCGGCTTCCTGCACTGA
- a CDS encoding protein phosphatase CheZ — protein sequence MDTTVDKNALALRLQEALDALESGDEAAWRQRIDGLVALRTQPMMSGLSRLARELGQALGELPTVPSEAGELDDACARLDHVVAMTEQATHRTLDLAEECRSLTEQLRAEGLQPGQDAQLERIRHNLTEIALTQSYQDLTGQIIRRVVGIVRRVHEGFGALGLPPEQHRTDPELAGPALKGLDRHAVSQNDADDLLSDLGL from the coding sequence ATGGACACCACGGTCGACAAGAACGCCCTCGCCCTGCGCCTGCAGGAAGCCCTGGACGCACTGGAGTCCGGTGACGAGGCCGCCTGGCGGCAGCGCATCGACGGACTGGTCGCGCTGCGCACGCAGCCGATGATGAGCGGCCTTTCGCGGCTGGCCCGCGAACTGGGACAGGCGCTGGGTGAACTGCCGACCGTACCCAGCGAAGCCGGTGAGCTGGATGACGCCTGCGCGCGCCTGGACCACGTGGTGGCAATGACCGAACAGGCCACGCACCGCACCCTCGACCTGGCCGAGGAATGCCGCAGCCTGACCGAACAACTACGCGCCGAAGGCCTGCAGCCGGGCCAGGACGCGCAGCTTGAGCGCATCCGCCACAACCTCACCGAGATCGCCCTGACCCAGAGCTACCAGGACCTGACCGGGCAGATCATCCGTCGCGTGGTCGGCATCGTTCGCCGCGTGCACGAAGGCTTCGGCGCGCTCGGCCTGCCGCCGGAACAGCATCGCACCGACCCGGAACTGGCCGGGCCGGCACTGAAGGGACTGGACCGCCACGCGGTCTCGCAGAACGACGCCGACGACCTGTTGTCGGATCTGGGGCTGTAA
- a CDS encoding STAS domain-containing protein, producing MSTVELGEDLGIESSTELKNRLAPLVAQAGELTLDASQVARIHTAAIQVLCAFVQARREAGLGTGFHGCTATFRDAARLLGVTQALGLDATHDNLKSVENAA from the coding sequence ATGAGCACTGTCGAACTGGGTGAGGATCTCGGCATCGAGAGCAGCACCGAGCTCAAGAACCGCCTCGCCCCGCTGGTGGCGCAGGCCGGCGAGCTGACCCTGGATGCAAGCCAGGTCGCCCGCATCCACACCGCCGCCATACAGGTGCTGTGTGCATTCGTGCAGGCCCGCCGCGAGGCAGGCCTGGGCACCGGCTTCCACGGTTGCACCGCAACCTTCCGTGACGCCGCGCGCCTGCTGGGCGTCACCCAGGCCCTGGGCCTGGACGCAACCCATGACAACCTGAAATCTGTGGAGAACGCTGCATGA
- a CDS encoding ParA family protein, with protein sequence MRIWAVANQKGGVGKTTTTLALGRGLAALGHRVLLIDLDPHASLSRAFGVPVDPPPAGVLELFGAPPADLSNLCHASSIHGLDYVCAQSALATLERRSANQPGLGLALQNALARHQAQHDYILLDCAPTLGLLMINALAAADRLIIPTQAEPLALHGLDGMVRTGEMVERSRRRPLPISILPTLFDRRTRAGNESLRTMQDRHGARVWEDAIPIDTRISNAAGLTLPSVGEDYPGRGLAAYRRALNWILGEDARALEQAA encoded by the coding sequence ATGCGCATCTGGGCAGTCGCCAACCAGAAGGGCGGAGTCGGCAAGACCACCACCACCCTCGCCCTCGGCCGCGGCCTGGCCGCGCTCGGCCACCGCGTGCTGCTGATCGACCTCGATCCGCATGCCTCGCTCAGCCGCGCCTTCGGCGTGCCGGTGGATCCGCCGCCGGCCGGCGTGCTGGAACTGTTCGGCGCACCACCGGCCGACCTGTCCAACCTGTGCCATGCCAGCAGCATCCACGGCCTGGACTACGTCTGCGCGCAGTCGGCACTGGCCACGCTGGAGCGTCGCAGCGCCAACCAGCCCGGCCTCGGACTGGCCCTGCAGAATGCACTGGCGCGCCACCAGGCCCAGCACGACTACATCCTGCTGGACTGCGCGCCGACCCTCGGCCTGCTGATGATCAATGCGCTGGCGGCTGCCGATCGCCTGATCATCCCGACCCAGGCCGAACCGCTGGCCCTGCACGGCCTGGATGGCATGGTCCGCACCGGCGAGATGGTCGAGCGCTCGCGCCGCCGTCCGCTGCCGATCTCGATCCTGCCCACCCTGTTCGACCGCCGTACCCGCGCCGGCAACGAGTCGCTGCGCACCATGCAGGACCGTCATGGTGCGCGCGTATGGGAAGACGCGATTCCGATCGACACGCGCATCAGCAATGCCGCCGGCCTCACCCTGCCCAGCGTCGGTGAGGACTACCCGGGCCGCGGCCTGGCCGCGTATCGCCGCGCCCTGAACTGGATTCTCGGCGAGGACGCACGCGCCCTGGAGCAGGCCGCATGA